From Alcaligenes faecalis, the proteins below share one genomic window:
- a CDS encoding amino acid ABC transporter substrate-binding protein, whose amino-acid sequence MDTSFSPYRRSLLGIMAGACLPSVYAASAPVFSVQTEPSLAHCIALLHGALKAAGFRASLANAPHASEARNLHETTAGRIHINLLPASPARLDMVRRGDLRMIPVPLERGLLGWRTSFVLDSQEKTLRHIRNLDDLRKLTIGQGAGWWDAEVYRAAGITTREVQAWRNGEFAEQMKTGVIDLFPLGLEESLSYFLPHFRQHRQQLRLETSLLLRYPWYRFVWVSPHPSADELYEALQHGFDLICDNGEFESIWNQMRQMPPAGSWEKRTVIDLDNPFYGPDIVPQRYRHLLLKKTIS is encoded by the coding sequence ATGGACACTTCATTCTCGCCCTATCGCCGCAGCCTGTTGGGCATAATGGCCGGCGCCTGCCTCCCCTCTGTGTACGCTGCCTCTGCTCCTGTTTTCAGCGTGCAGACCGAACCCTCATTGGCACATTGCATCGCCCTACTGCATGGCGCTTTGAAGGCCGCCGGGTTTCGAGCCTCGCTAGCCAATGCACCACACGCCTCTGAAGCACGCAATCTTCACGAAACAACGGCCGGACGTATCCACATCAATCTCCTTCCTGCGTCTCCCGCTCGACTGGACATGGTGCGACGGGGAGACTTGAGAATGATTCCGGTGCCTCTTGAGCGCGGGCTGCTGGGGTGGCGTACATCGTTTGTCCTGGACAGCCAGGAAAAGACTTTGCGCCATATCCGGAATCTCGACGACCTGCGGAAATTGACGATCGGGCAGGGCGCAGGCTGGTGGGATGCAGAGGTCTACCGTGCCGCTGGTATCACTACGCGCGAGGTTCAGGCCTGGCGTAACGGCGAGTTCGCAGAACAGATGAAGACAGGAGTGATTGACCTGTTTCCATTGGGGCTGGAAGAGTCCCTGAGTTATTTCTTGCCGCATTTTCGTCAGCATCGCCAACAACTCAGACTGGAAACGTCGTTATTGCTCCGTTACCCCTGGTATCGCTTCGTCTGGGTATCGCCCCACCCCAGCGCTGATGAGCTGTATGAAGCCCTGCAACACGGCTTCGACCTGATTTGCGACAACGGCGAATTCGAGTCGATCTGGAACCAGATGCGCCAGATGCCCCCCGCCGGCTCATGGGAAAAGCGCACTGTCATTGACCTGGATAACCCTTTTTACGGGCCCGACATCGTGCCGCAGCGTTACCGCCACCTGCTGCTCAAGAAAACAATATCGTGA
- a CDS encoding cupin domain-containing protein, whose translation MLKNLFTAIPAGTSNETFDDLLNVPGLRIERIVSYGQASPPGFWYEQDKDEWVMVLQGKASLQVEGRDTLVLLEPGDHYWIPAGLRHRVDSTAPEGPTIWLAVHR comes from the coding sequence ATGCTCAAGAATCTCTTTACAGCCATACCTGCTGGCACCAGCAATGAAACGTTCGACGATCTGCTGAACGTTCCCGGCCTGCGCATTGAGCGCATTGTGTCTTACGGGCAGGCAAGCCCACCCGGCTTCTGGTACGAACAGGACAAAGACGAATGGGTCATGGTTTTGCAGGGCAAAGCGTCACTTCAAGTTGAAGGCCGCGACACCCTGGTTCTGCTGGAGCCGGGCGACCACTACTGGATACCCGCCGGCCTCAGGCATCGCGTAGATTCGACGGCACCGGAGGGCCCCACAATCTGGCTGGCCGTCCACCGCTAA
- a CDS encoding MFS transporter — translation MTAVSPNVANRLERLPMTRYQRMLFGIIATAWFFDSMDLGIMTFVLGSIKAEMGLSTAQAGMLASSSFLGMFLGAAIAGMLADKYGRKPVFQWSMIFWGVGSLACGLSQNVEQLMAFRVLLGFGMGMEFPIGLAMVSEIVPAKSRGRYIAILEGFWPLGFISAGILTYLSLDYIGWRGIFIALSIPALFVFVIRRWVPESPRWLEEAGHNDRAEQVTTAFEHKVIQANGGQALPSPLPPTPCEKLKRGALFAQLWQGQYARRTLMLWMLWFFSLLGYYGLTTWLGALLQQAGYEVTKSVTYTIYISLAGIPGFIFSAWLLEKWGRKATMVLMLFGSAGCAFIYGHVATSQAPVAQLIGAGLCMQFFMFGMWSVLYAYTPELYPTRTRSTGAGFASSIGRLGSLFGPLLVGFILPWTGHSGVFTLGAISFSIAALVVIALGVETKGRSLEEVSA, via the coding sequence ATGACAGCCGTATCCCCCAATGTGGCCAATCGCCTGGAGCGATTACCCATGACACGCTATCAACGCATGCTGTTCGGTATTATCGCGACCGCCTGGTTCTTTGATTCCATGGACCTGGGCATCATGACTTTTGTTTTAGGTTCCATCAAAGCAGAAATGGGGCTCAGCACCGCGCAGGCGGGGATGCTGGCCAGCTCCAGCTTTTTAGGCATGTTTTTGGGAGCTGCCATTGCGGGCATGCTGGCAGACAAGTACGGGCGCAAACCCGTCTTTCAATGGAGCATGATTTTTTGGGGCGTAGGCAGCCTGGCCTGTGGCCTGTCCCAAAACGTCGAGCAGTTGATGGCGTTTCGGGTGCTGCTGGGGTTTGGCATGGGGATGGAGTTTCCCATCGGTCTGGCCATGGTCTCGGAGATTGTGCCCGCTAAAAGTCGCGGTCGATATATTGCGATTCTGGAAGGCTTCTGGCCGCTGGGCTTTATCAGCGCCGGGATTCTGACATATCTGAGTCTGGACTATATAGGCTGGCGCGGAATCTTCATCGCCCTGTCTATTCCAGCCCTGTTTGTGTTTGTGATTCGCCGCTGGGTTCCTGAATCCCCCCGCTGGCTGGAAGAGGCAGGCCACAACGACCGCGCCGAACAGGTCACAACGGCTTTTGAACACAAAGTTATTCAGGCCAACGGCGGCCAGGCTCTGCCCTCCCCCCTGCCTCCCACCCCTTGCGAGAAGCTGAAACGTGGCGCGCTGTTTGCCCAGCTTTGGCAAGGCCAATACGCCCGTCGCACCCTGATGTTGTGGATGCTGTGGTTCTTCTCCTTGCTGGGCTACTACGGTCTGACCACCTGGCTGGGCGCACTGCTGCAACAAGCCGGATATGAAGTCACCAAGTCCGTTACCTACACCATTTATATTTCTTTGGCCGGTATCCCAGGCTTCATCTTCTCGGCCTGGTTGCTGGAGAAATGGGGTCGCAAGGCAACCATGGTCTTGATGCTGTTCGGTAGCGCCGGCTGTGCCTTTATCTATGGCCACGTCGCCACCAGTCAGGCGCCTGTTGCTCAACTGATTGGCGCTGGTTTGTGCATGCAGTTCTTCATGTTTGGCATGTGGTCGGTTTTGTATGCCTACACCCCCGAGCTGTACCCCACACGCACACGCAGCACAGGCGCCGGCTTTGCCTCTTCCATTGGCCGACTGGGTTCCTTGTTCGGACCGTTGCTGGTGGGCTTTATCCTGCCCTGGACCGGGCATTCAGGCGTTTTCACCTTAGGCGCTATTTCCTTCTCCATTGCTGCTTTGGTGGTGATCGCTCTGGGCGTGGAAACCAAGGGGCGTTCGCTGGAGGAAGTTTCGGCTTAA